The sequence below is a genomic window from Roseofilum casamattae BLCC-M143.
ATATTTTGTACCACAAAAGTGGTATAAGCCCCCAACATCATCAACTCGCCATGAGCCATATTAATTACGCCCATTAGCCCAAAAATAATCGCCAACCCCAACGCCGCAATCAATAACACCGAGCCAATACTAATTCCGTTAAAAATGCCTTCCAATAACAGTTGCACCGCATCCTCCACATCCTAAATTACTGACTTATTCTTAACTCTAAATACCACAAAGGGCGGACTTATCTTAAACTCCAATGAGCCACTCCCGATAAACCCGCCCTTATCTTAGATGAATTGCATCCTTTAAATCTTATGCTTGCCTCCTTTCGCTTTATCTGCCCAGTCGCAAGCAAATCCTTTCGTTTCCGCAACAAACTGGTTCCACGGCAGAGGAGAAATTGCATCCGGAGTGGCATTCACAATTTCAAATAAACCATCCTCGCGAACTTCACCAATTCTCACCCACTTCGATAAGTGATGGCTCTTGTTCATCATCACCGGCCCTTCCGGAGCCTCAAAGGTTTGACCGTAAGCAGCATTGCGAACGGCTTCCAGGTCATCTGCCGTACCGGCTGTTTCCACTGCCTGCTTCCAAATATTCACGGCAATATAGCCTGCTTCCATAGGGTCATTGGTCACGCGATCGGCACCATATTTCGCCTTGAAGTCCGCCACAAATTTCTCGTTTGCTGGGTTTTCCACAGTCATGAAATAATTCCACGCCGCATACTGACCTTTCAAGTATTCTACACCGATCGCCTGCACTTCTTCCTCAGCAATACTCACCGACATCACCGGATACTTATCGGGAGTCAAACCAGCACCTTGCATTTGTTTAAAGAACGCTACATTACTATCTCCATTGAGAGTATTGTAGATAACTCCACCGTTGGGTAAAGCTTGGCGAATCTTAGTAATAATTGGAGTAACTTCCGTATTTCCTAACGGCAGGTAATCTTCTCCAACTGTGGTACCGCCGCTAGCAGCCAGTTGTTCTTTAATAATATTGTTTGCCGTGCGCGGGAACACATAGTCCGAACCCACTAAGAAGAAATCAGTTCCTTTCTCTGTCAGCAACCAGTCTACCGAAGGCTCGATTTGTTGGTTGGGAGCGGCACCGGTATAGAAAATATTCTTAGAACACTCTTGTCCTTCGTACTGTACCGGATACCAGAGCATGTGGTCTTTCTCTTCAAACACCGGAAGCACGGCTTT
It includes:
- the urtA gene encoding urea ABC transporter substrate-binding protein, whose protein sequence is MVGRIGRRKFIVYGSVAAGTSILLKACGSPPDSASTGDTGGDAPVEQSSSTTSSSGDTIKVGILHSLSGTMAISEKSVVESTQLAIDQINASGGVLGKQIEAIVEDGASDWPTFAEKARKLIDQDQVVVVFGCWTSASRKAVLPVFEEKDHMLWYPVQYEGQECSKNIFYTGAAPNQQIEPSVDWLLTEKGTDFFLVGSDYVFPRTANNIIKEQLAASGGTTVGEDYLPLGNTEVTPIITKIRQALPNGGVIYNTLNGDSNVAFFKQMQGAGLTPDKYPVMSVSIAEEEVQAIGVEYLKGQYAAWNYFMTVENPANEKFVADFKAKYGADRVTNDPMEAGYIAVNIWKQAVETAGTADDLEAVRNAAYGQTFEAPEGPVMMNKSHHLSKWVRIGEVREDGLFEIVNATPDAISPLPWNQFVAETKGFACDWADKAKGGKHKI